The Pyxidicoccus sp. MSG2 DNA segment AGACCCGGCAGCTTCGCCAGGGCCTTCACACCGTTGACGTCGACCTTGCGGCCTTCGACGACGGCGACGCGGATCTTGATCTTGTCCTCGAGGTCCTTCGTGAACTCGGTCAGGATCTTCGCCGGGGCCACCACATCGCCGTAGCTGATGCACAGGGCCACGGGGCCCGTGAAGTCATCGGCGATGACCGACACGGACGTGCCCTGCGCTGCACGGCGCGCCAGCGTGTTCTTGATGACCTTGTACTCGACGCCGCCCTCGCGGAACTTCTTGCGGAGCTTCGTCACCGTCTCCACGTCCACCTTGGAGAACTCGGCGACGACGGCCGACTTGGTCCGCGAGAACTTCTCGTGGAGCTCCTTGATCATCTCTTCCTTCTCGCTCTTCAGCACTTTGACTCACCTCCTTACTGGCCCGTCCGTTCAGGACGGGCGTGATGCCTGGGCCAAAGTGGCAGAGCGAGAGGAGCCTCCGAGAGGCACCACACCGCACCCTCAGTCTCGGCAGGGCTGACCTTACGGTCGTTTGAACCCCGGGTAGAGAGAACAGCCCGACCGGTTGCCCGGTTCCCAACGGGACACGTCCTCTCTTCCCTGGGTCCCTGCTGTCATGAACCAGGTCGGAACGCCGTATCTCGCGACATGGCGCTCCAATTGCAAAAGCCGGGGGCCTATACCCCCGGCTTCAGCAAAGATCCAGAACTTTCGAACCTGTGACGTCAGGCAGGCAAAGGGCCTGACAGCCCCTTCGGGGGCGTGACCCTTCCCTGCCCTCCAGGGCGCCTAGCGGTGGCGCGCCAGGATTTCCGTGGTGTCGAGCTTGATGCCCGGCCCCATCGTCGTGGAGATGGCGATACCCTGCAGGTAGACGCCCTTGGCGGTGGCCGGCTTGAGCTTCATCACCAGGTCCACCAGCGCGTTGAAGTTGGCCTCGAGCTTGTCCTGCGCGAAGGAGGACCTGCCCATCTTCGCGTGGACGATACCGGCCTTCTCGGCGCGGAAGTCGACCTTACCGCCCTTGGCGTCGCGAACGGCCTTGGCGACGTCCATCGTGACGGTGCCCACCTTCGGGTTGGGCATGAGGCCGCGGGGGCCGAGCACCTTACCGAGGCGACCGACGATACCCATCATGTCCGGGGTGGCGATGACGGTGTCGAAGTCGAGGAAGCCCTCCTCGATGCGCTTCTGGAGGTCCTCGGCGCCGACGATGTCCGCGCCGGCGTTGCCGGCCTCCGTCGCACGCTCGCCCTTGGCGAACACGGCCACGCGCACGGTGGCGCCAGTGCCGTGCGGGAGCACCACGGCGCCACGGACCATCTGGTCCGCGTGCTTCGGGTCCACGCCCAGGTTGATGGCGACATCCACCGTCTGGTCGTACTTGGAGGCGCGCGCGTCCACGGTCTTCTTCAGGAGCGCGAAGCCCTCGGAAATCGGATAGCGCTTCTCGCGGTCCACCAGGGCGGCGGCCGCACGGAACTTCTTCCCATTCTGAGCCATGACAGAAATCCTTGTCGTGAAGGGGGTGGGCGGCGGCCTAGCCGACGACGTCGATACCCATGGAGCGCGCGGTGCCAGCAATGGTGTTCATGCAGGCCTCGAGCGACGCGGCGGTGGTGTCCTGAATCTTCTTCTTGGCGATCTCCTCGAGCTGCGCCCGGGTGATCTGACCCACCTTCTCCTTGCCCGGCTTCTTCGCGCCCGAGCCCTTCTTCTTCTCGGTGTGCAGGCCCGCCGCCTTCTTGATGAGGATGGCCGCGGGAGGCGTCTTCAGGATGAAGGTGAAGGAGCGGTCCTGATACACGGTGATGATCACCGGGATGATCAGTCCCTCCTTGGCCTCGGCCTGCGTCTTCGCGTTGAACTGCTTGCAGAACTCCATGATGTTCACGCCCTGCTGACCGAGCGCGGGGCCGATCGGCGGGGCGGGGTTCGCCTTGCCGGCGGGAATCTGCAGCTTGACCTGTCCTGTGACCTTCTTCATCGGCTGACGACTGCCTTTCGAGGGGGTGGTGCCAACGGGCCGCCAGACGGGGAGGCCCTCCCACCCATGGTTCCGCGCCCTTTCCGGACGCGGAAATACGAGCGCGGCGTGTCCTAGCTGAAGGACACGCCGCGAACAACATCTGCGCTAGCCGGTGGTCTTCTCCACCTGCATGAAGTCCAGCTCCACGGGGGTGGCACGACCGAAGATGCTCACGAGCACCTTCACCCGGCCCTTCTCCGCGTTGACCTCTTCGACGGTGCCGTTGAAGTTGGCGAACGGGCCGTCAATGACGCGCACCGTGTCGCCCTCGTCGAACTGCACCTTGGGCTTCGGCTTGAGCGTGCCCTCGGAGATCTGCGACGTGAGCCGGGCCACCTCCTGGTCGGAGATGGGCAGCGGATTCTGGTTCTGCGCGGTGCCGGGGAAGCCGGTGATCTTCGGCGTGTTCTTCACCAGGTGGAGCGTCCGGTCATTCAGCTCCATCTGCACGAAGATGTAGCCGGGGAAGAACTTGCGGCGAGACGTCTTCTTCTCGCCCTTCACCATCTCGACGACCTGTTCCATTGGAATCAGGATTTCGCCGAATTGGTCCTGGAGCCCCTCGAGGCGCACCTTCTCCTCCAGGCTCTTCTTGGCCTGGTTCTCGAAGTTCGAGTAGGTGTGGACCACGTACCATTTCATCGCCATTACAGCGTCCCCCACACCGCGGGCAGCCACTCCACCATCAACTTGTACGCGATGGTGTCGATGAAGAAGAGGATCACCGCGGCCACGAGCGAGGCGACGACCACGGCCATGGTCGACGTCCGGGTCTCCGACCAGGTCGGCCAGGTGACCTTCATCAGCTCGGAGGCCACGTCGAGGGAGAGCGCGTGGGTGCGTGGATGGAAGTACGCGCCGACGGCAATACCCACGGCAAGCAGGTAGCCCATCAGCGTGGACACCTTCCAGTCCAGGCCCTCGATGAGGATGGGGTCGCCCCAGCCAAACCGTGCCCACAGCATCCCGAAGACGCGCTCCAGGAAGAGGGCCAGGATGATGCCGGCGATGAGATAGAAGATGACCACGAGCCGCTTCGGGTCCATCGCCGAGCGGTTAGCCTGCTGGCTGGCCTCTGATGCCGTCGCCATGGTGCCTCACGGGGGTACTACGGATGCGAAAACGTGGGACTGCGAAAACACAGGAACCCCCGGTACCTCCAGGTACCGGGGGCCCCGCTCCCACTGAGAGTTGGCAGGCCAGGAGGGATTCGAACCCCCAACACGCGGATTTGGAGACCGCTGCTCTACCGTTGGAGCTACTGGCCTAGAACCTTCCCTGGAACTACCGACCTAGACCTTACCTTCCTTATGGTCCTGATGCTTGCGGCAACGAGGGCAGAACTTGCTCAGCTCGAGCTTGTCCTGGCTCTTCCGCTTGTTCTTCGTGGTCGTGTAGTTCCGCTCCTTGCACACAGTGCACTCGAGCGAAATGATGGAACGATTGCCCTTCGGCATGACCTACCTCACCAGATACGAGAGGGGAAGGCTACCACGAAGGAGCCCTCCCCTCGGAATCGGGAATGTTGAGCCCGGCAACCCGAAGGCCGCCCAGGCAAGTTACTCGATGATCTCGGCCACGACGCCGGCGCCCACCGTACGGCCACCCTCGCGGACGGCGAACCGGAGCTCCTTCTCCATGGCCACCGGGGTGATGAGCTCCACCTCGATAGCAATGTTGTCGCCCGGCATCACCATTTCCACGTTGTCCGGCAGCTTCACCGTGCCCGTCACGTCCGTGGTGCGGAAGTAGAACTGGGGACGGTAGCCCTTGAAGAACGGGGTGTGACGACCACCCTCCTCCTTCGAGAGGACGTAGATCTGCGCCTTGAACTTGGTGTGCGGGGTGATGCTGCCCGGCTTGGCCAGCACCTGGCCACGCTCCAGGTCCTCACGCTTCAGGCCGCGCACCAGCGCGCCGATGTTGTCGCCCGCCATGCCCTCGTCGAGCAGCTTGCGGAACATCTCCACGCCCGTCACCACCGTCTTCTGCGTGGGGCGCAGGCCGACGACTTCGACTTCCTCGCCGACCTTCACCTTGCCGCGCTCGACGCGGCCGGTGGCCACCGTGCCACGACCGGCGATGGAGAAGACGTCTTCCACCGGCATCAGGAAGGGCTTGTCGGTGGCGCG contains these protein-coding regions:
- the rplK gene encoding 50S ribosomal protein L11, with the protein product MKKVTGQVKLQIPAGKANPAPPIGPALGQQGVNIMEFCKQFNAKTQAEAKEGLIIPVIITVYQDRSFTFILKTPPAAILIKKAAGLHTEKKKGSGAKKPGKEKVGQITRAQLEEIAKKKIQDTTAASLEACMNTIAGTARSMGIDVVG
- the rpmG gene encoding 50S ribosomal protein L33, producing the protein MPKGNRSIISLECTVCKERNYTTTKNKRKSQDKLELSKFCPRCRKHQDHKEGKV
- the rplA gene encoding 50S ribosomal protein L1, which gives rise to MAQNGKKFRAAAALVDREKRYPISEGFALLKKTVDARASKYDQTVDVAINLGVDPKHADQMVRGAVVLPHGTGATVRVAVFAKGERATEAGNAGADIVGAEDLQKRIEEGFLDFDTVIATPDMMGIVGRLGKVLGPRGLMPNPKVGTVTMDVAKAVRDAKGGKVDFRAEKAGIVHAKMGRSSFAQDKLEANFNALVDLVMKLKPATAKGVYLQGIAISTTMGPGIKLDTTEILARHR
- the secE gene encoding preprotein translocase subunit SecE yields the protein MATASEASQQANRSAMDPKRLVVIFYLIAGIILALFLERVFGMLWARFGWGDPILIEGLDWKVSTLMGYLLAVGIAVGAYFHPRTHALSLDVASELMKVTWPTWSETRTSTMAVVVASLVAAVILFFIDTIAYKLMVEWLPAVWGTL
- the nusG gene encoding transcription termination/antitermination protein NusG; protein product: MAMKWYVVHTYSNFENQAKKSLEEKVRLEGLQDQFGEILIPMEQVVEMVKGEKKTSRRKFFPGYIFVQMELNDRTLHLVKNTPKITGFPGTAQNQNPLPISDQEVARLTSQISEGTLKPKPKVQFDEGDTVRVIDGPFANFNGTVEEVNAEKGRVKVLVSIFGRATPVELDFMQVEKTTG
- the rplJ gene encoding 50S ribosomal protein L10 — translated: MLKSEKEEMIKELHEKFSRTKSAVVAEFSKVDVETVTKLRKKFREGGVEYKVIKNTLARRAAQGTSVSVIADDFTGPVALCISYGDVVAPAKILTEFTKDLEDKIKIRVAVVEGRKVDVNGVKALAKLPGLPELRAQLLGMLNQPAGKLVRTIAAPGSQLARVMQAHADKAQG